GTTATTTTTTTGAATAACTAACATTTACATACTTGATGTTAGTGTTTTCATGTTGATATGTATGAAAAAATAGCATTGCTCGTGAAATTTGCATGTTGTTAACAATGTTCGTCTATGATCAATTTTCAATGTATTATACGTACTTCGATAACGGTAAAGAAATATTTATGTGACAGAATCTGCAATCACTGTACGTTCTGTGTGGAAATTTAAAAATTTAGAGTTATTAGCATATGGTAATTTACAATTAGGATGTAAAAGCTTATTAAACTAACGAGCAGGAATATGAACAAATCATGTTACATTAATAAGGCCTTTTCTTAATATAAGGGAAAAACTTTATGGGAAAAATGAATAGTTGAAATGACCACAATGGGGCAAAGGATTTTTCAGTGAATATAAGAAAAGCTATTAGAACTATTGGTTAATTTACTAAGAAATAGAGGGGTGGAGTTCATGTCTGTAAATATTAAAGTTTTAAAAGCTCTTCATGGAGATTGCTTAATTATAACTTTTGGACCAAAGCAAGACAAATTTATTCTAATTGATGGTGGAATAGGAAAAGAGTGTTATAGAAGTATAAAAGAGTTCATAAAAAGTCTTAAAGAGATGAACGCGACATTGAGATTACTGATACTGACACATATTGATTCAGATCATATTGATGGTATATTAAGGCTCTTTTCCGAATCTGATTTTGATACGAAAATAATTGATAGAATGTGGTTCAATTTCGGGGAATTTTTAGATAAAGAGTTAAAAGTAAGTAGAGAAAGTCAAAAAAGTGGGATTTTACTTCCTGACGAGACAACTTTAATTAGTTGGAAACAAGGAAATAACCTTGAGGAAATACTAAAGAAAGCTAGAATCCAGTATGAAAAAGCTGTTAAAAATTATGATGAATTTTACATAGACGGATCATATATACGGGTACTTTCACCAAGCTTAGAGATACTCAAAGCTTTTAATAAGCAGTGGATGGTAGAAAATGAGCAAGAAGTAAGAATATCAACGAAAACAGATTATAGTTTCTCGATAGAAGAATTAAATGATATGGAGTTTATTGAAAATATTTCGTTGGCCAATCGAAGTAGTATAGCATTTATTTTTGAGTATGAGAACAGAAAAGCATTGTTTTTAGGAGATGCATCAGCAGTAGAAATTGAAAAATCTTTGTCAAAGCTAGGATACTCTGAAGATAATCAACTTGAAATCGATATATGCAAAATATCGCATCATGCTAGTAAGCATAATACTAGTAATAATCTAATACGTATGATGAAATGTAAAAACTATATCATAAGTACAAATCTTACGGCATCGGGAAGACCGACTAAAGAATGCTTAAGTAGAATCATATGTAATTCTAAACAAGCAGTTAATTTTTACTGTAACTACGAAATTGATTTTAATACAATCTTCACTAAAGAAGAATTTGGAAAATATGAGATGAAGTTCATTACAATCGATAAGAGTGGAATCAATTTGGAGGATTTACCTAGATGATAGATAAATTTTATGATCAAGTAGTAGTTAAAACTTTGTACAAAGGAAGTCATTATGGTTCAGGAGTGTTACTACAAACAGAAAATAAAAACTGTTCATATTTGATTACTGCTTGGCATTGTTTAAATAATGACTTAACACCAGACTTAGATTCACTTCAGTTATTTCAGCAAACTAATGGGGAAATGAACCAGCTCAATATAATTCCAGATGGGACATTGATAATTGAAAAAAACGATATAGCAATTATTAAAATGAAGGCGATATCTGACCTCCCAATATATCGGATGGCCACTGTATCAATTGGTGAGCAAGTATCAATTGTTGGGTTTCCAAGAGCAATGGATAATAATTATAGTAGGATTAAAAGATTTCCTCTTGGAGCAAAAGTAATTAGTTTACCAGATGAGAATACTGTTACATTGAGTACTGAACAGACTTTGGAAACCTTAACACTAAGTGCAAAAGATGTAGTATCAAGCATTTCAGGAAGTGGAATATTCAAAGTTAATGAAGAAGAAATTTTTTTGTGTGGGATTATCATAGAATTAAGTTCACCTGATGGGGCTTTTGATGCAGTATGTGGTATCTCTCGAGAGTGTATACAAAAAAATCTAATTGATATCGGCTGGGATCCTATATGCGATATTAAAATATGTAGTTTTGATCTATTCAAAGATAAAGTAATCGAAATATTTGAAGAGCCTATGAATAGAATCTGCTCATTACAAATGCCAAACATAAGAAATAGCGTTAAACCTAATGACATAATAATGCATTGTGGAACGAAACTGGTATGGCCATACTCGGATAAGAATCTTTATAGTAAGGATATATGGGAAAGCTGGCTCCTTTATTTAATTTTTAGATCGTTGGAAAATCAAGATAACTTAAAAGATGGAAAATTCTATATGGTTGATAATGAG
The window above is part of the Desulfuribacillus stibiiarsenatis genome. Proteins encoded here:
- a CDS encoding ABC-three component system protein, producing MIDKFYDQVVVKTLYKGSHYGSGVLLQTENKNCSYLITAWHCLNNDLTPDLDSLQLFQQTNGEMNQLNIIPDGTLIIEKNDIAIIKMKAISDLPIYRMATVSIGEQVSIVGFPRAMDNNYSRIKRFPLGAKVISLPDENTVTLSTEQTLETLTLSAKDVVSSISGSGIFKVNEEEIFLCGIIIELSSPDGAFDAVCGISRECIQKNLIDIGWDPICDIKICSFDLFKDKVIEIFEEPMNRICSLQMPNIRNSVKPNDIIMHCGTKLVWPYSDKNLYSKDIWESWLLYLIFRSLENQDNLKDGKFYMVDNERGKRKVKLIYVTNKTTLSEFLKDYLGNAYVDASKDAFVIIKTKKEPQIKKLNHSLIESVVRDISNPVSVKEEMRIDDVRSCIRKLSLIHIGRIIEGLNIILENYVAEGNDDIDLERQLGQRIGEMLNEF
- a CDS encoding ComEC/Rec2 family competence protein; amino-acid sequence: MSVNIKVLKALHGDCLIITFGPKQDKFILIDGGIGKECYRSIKEFIKSLKEMNATLRLLILTHIDSDHIDGILRLFSESDFDTKIIDRMWFNFGEFLDKELKVSRESQKSGILLPDETTLISWKQGNNLEEILKKARIQYEKAVKNYDEFYIDGSYIRVLSPSLEILKAFNKQWMVENEQEVRISTKTDYSFSIEELNDMEFIENISLANRSSIAFIFEYENRKALFLGDASAVEIEKSLSKLGYSEDNQLEIDICKISHHASKHNTSNNLIRMMKCKNYIISTNLTASGRPTKECLSRIICNSKQAVNFYCNYEIDFNTIFTKEEFGKYEMKFITIDKSGINLEDLPR